A section of the Hippea sp. KM1 genome encodes:
- the dxs gene encoding 1-deoxy-D-xylulose-5-phosphate synthase, with protein MEKVNYPSDIRKFSINELKVLAEEIREYIIKTVSQTGGHLASSLGAVELTLALHYVFETPEDKLVWDVGHQTYAHKIITGRKDRFPTLRQYRGLSGFPKREESSYDVFNVGHAGTSISAALGIALARDLLSQDEDVVAIIGDGSLSCGIAYEGLDNAGYIDTDLIVIVNDNNMSISPSLGSLSAYLSKKMSGPIYNKLRDEIEKIINTLPLPSEPTLRLARKIEESFKFFSPGLLFEELGFKYFGPLNGHNLEDLIKIFRNVKKLKGPILIHVLTTKGKGYAPAEKDPSLFHGIGRFNIETGEPIKSKTAKKSCSSVFGDKVVDIMRKRKDVVAITAAMLLGTGLQKAKDEFPDRVFDVGIAEQHAVTMAGGLTIKGIKPIVAIYSTFLQRAYDQIIHDIALQNLPVVFAIDRAGIVGDDGETHQGVFDISYLRAVPNMTIMAPKDAYELERALEFAVDYDKGPIAIRYPRGVCAVVGDEYRIDRIELGKWQTLKESSSRDVAILAVGNCNETALKVGAELEKSGVGSTLINALFVKPMDYDLLQSLSEYRAVITIEENVKLGGFGEAVASFFMENGMGVRFKSFALPDLFIEHGSQEILRDKYGLSVEEISKGVLDILS; from the coding sequence TTGGAAAAGGTTAATTATCCATCTGATATTAGGAAGTTTTCGATTAATGAACTTAAGGTTTTAGCTGAGGAGATAAGGGAATATATAATAAAGACGGTATCACAAACGGGGGGGCATCTGGCCTCCTCTTTGGGTGCTGTTGAGTTGACGCTGGCTCTCCATTATGTATTTGAGACGCCAGAGGATAAGCTTGTCTGGGATGTTGGGCATCAGACCTATGCCCATAAGATAATCACAGGCAGGAAGGATAGGTTTCCCACCTTAAGGCAGTATAGGGGTTTAAGCGGTTTCCCAAAAAGGGAGGAGAGCTCTTACGATGTCTTCAATGTAGGGCATGCCGGCACATCCATCTCGGCCGCTTTGGGTATTGCATTGGCAAGGGATCTGCTGTCTCAAGATGAGGATGTCGTTGCCATTATAGGTGATGGTTCGCTATCCTGCGGTATAGCCTATGAGGGGCTGGATAATGCCGGTTATATAGATACGGATTTGATTGTGATTGTCAACGATAACAACATGTCTATCTCTCCCTCGTTGGGGTCTCTGTCTGCCTATTTGTCGAAAAAGATGAGCGGCCCCATCTACAACAAGTTGAGGGATGAGATTGAGAAGATCATAAACACACTGCCATTGCCCAGCGAGCCTACATTGAGGCTGGCAAGGAAGATCGAGGAGTCGTTTAAGTTTTTCTCGCCCGGTTTGTTGTTTGAGGAGCTGGGTTTTAAATACTTTGGGCCCTTGAACGGCCACAATCTTGAGGATCTGATAAAGATATTCCGCAATGTAAAAAAACTCAAAGGCCCCATTCTTATCCATGTGTTAACCACAAAGGGTAAGGGATATGCCCCTGCAGAGAAGGATCCGTCGCTATTTCATGGTATCGGTAGGTTTAATATAGAAACAGGAGAGCCGATAAAGTCCAAAACAGCTAAGAAAAGCTGCTCGTCGGTCTTTGGGGATAAGGTTGTTGATATAATGAGAAAGAGAAAGGATGTCGTTGCCATAACGGCTGCTATGCTTTTGGGCACGGGTCTTCAGAAGGCCAAGGATGAGTTTCCAGATAGGGTCTTCGATGTGGGCATAGCAGAGCAACACGCCGTTACCATGGCTGGCGGTCTGACGATAAAGGGCATAAAGCCGATTGTTGCCATATATTCAACATTCTTGCAGAGGGCCTATGATCAGATAATCCACGATATAGCCCTGCAGAATCTGCCCGTGGTTTTTGCCATTGATAGGGCCGGCATTGTTGGTGATGACGGTGAGACGCATCAGGGTGTGTTCGACATATCCTATTTGAGGGCAGTGCCCAACATGACCATAATGGCGCCAAAGGATGCCTATGAATTGGAGAGGGCTTTGGAGTTTGCTGTCGATTATGATAAAGGGCCTATCGCTATCAGATACCCCAGGGGCGTGTGCGCTGTTGTAGGCGATGAATATAGGATAGACAGGATAGAGTTGGGTAAGTGGCAGACGCTAAAGGAGTCATCCTCCAGGGATGTTGCGATTTTGGCTGTGGGTAATTGCAATGAGACGGCCCTTAAGGTCGGTGCTGAGTTAGAAAAAAGCGGTGTTGGTTCAACCCTGATTAACGCCTTGTTTGTTAAGCCTATGGATTATGACCTTCTTCAGAGCCTCTCTGAGTATAGGGCTGTTATAACGATCGAGGAGAATGTGAAGCTTGGTGGTTTTGGTGAGGCTGTTGCTTCCTTCTTTATGGAAAATGGCATGGGTGTTAGGTTTAAGTCCTTTGCTCTGCCGGATCTATTTATAGAACACGGCAGCCAGGAGATCCTGAGAGATAAATACGGCCTGTCTGTAGAGGAGATCTCAAAAGGGGTATTGGATATACTCTCTTAA
- the ybgF gene encoding tol-pal system protein YbgF — MKRVLLAILTVCLLWGGSALGQNENPYSLEVRVIKNEQAIKLLQQQQAQLYLKMENLLVKYGEIKGQLDTVVHQLQTLQNQINQLMLKQSSQQQIALPKPPTEPAKPSVPEAEQPKPPVQKDVSTQSQAEQGKPKVQLKEDEVAFKGALDLFKKKKYDAAIDAFKAFKNKYKQSKWIDDAVFYLAECYFNKGQYDRAIINYDYLVNTYPKSDKVAAATLKEGIAFIRMGDKVDGNYLLQKVIKQFPNTPEAKEAKKILKKGGK, encoded by the coding sequence ATGAAAAGGGTATTGTTGGCGATACTTACCGTATGCCTTTTGTGGGGTGGTTCTGCCTTGGGGCAGAACGAGAACCCCTATTCTTTGGAGGTTAGGGTCATAAAGAACGAGCAGGCTATAAAGTTGTTGCAGCAGCAGCAGGCACAACTCTATCTTAAGATGGAAAACCTGTTGGTTAAATACGGTGAGATAAAGGGGCAGTTGGATACGGTTGTTCATCAATTGCAGACGCTGCAGAACCAGATAAACCAACTGATGCTTAAACAATCCAGCCAACAACAGATAGCTCTCCCCAAGCCCCCGACTGAGCCTGCAAAGCCCAGTGTGCCTGAGGCTGAACAACCCAAACCGCCAGTTCAAAAGGATGTTTCAACCCAAAGCCAGGCAGAGCAGGGCAAGCCAAAGGTTCAACTTAAAGAGGACGAGGTGGCCTTTAAAGGGGCGTTGGATCTGTTTAAGAAGAAGAAATACGATGCGGCTATTGATGCCTTTAAGGCATTCAAGAACAAATACAAGCAATCCAAATGGATTGATGATGCTGTGTTCTATCTGGCAGAGTGCTATTTTAATAAGGGTCAGTACGATAGGGCTATAATCAATTACGACTATCTTGTAAATACATACCCAAAGAGCGATAAGGTGGCTGCTGCAACGCTTAAAGAGGGTATAGCCTTCATAAGGATGGGCGATAAGGTTGACGGCAACTACCTGCTTCAGAAGGTTATAAAGCAGTTCCCCAATACGCCCGAGGCTAAAGAGGCTAAGAAAATCCTGAAGAAGGGTGGGAAATAA
- a CDS encoding peptidoglycan-associated lipoprotein, with protein MKGKAKLAGASLIGVAFLMSGCMCMNKGVQNAPKKVVVEKPATSTKEAKQVDVKSIFTDIHFNFDKYDLTYINKWGIKQNVPAVLDGIAQYMLKHPSVRIRIEGNCDERGTVEYNLALGQKRALAAKKYLISKGVSPDRIDIISYGESRPLDPAHNEYAWAKNRRDHFVILSK; from the coding sequence ATGAAGGGAAAGGCAAAACTTGCAGGCGCTTCTTTGATAGGTGTGGCATTCTTGATGAGTGGTTGTATGTGTATGAATAAGGGCGTGCAGAATGCACCCAAGAAGGTCGTTGTGGAGAAACCGGCTACATCCACAAAAGAGGCCAAACAGGTGGATGTAAAATCCATTTTCACAGATATCCATTTCAACTTTGACAAGTATGATCTGACCTATATCAACAAGTGGGGCATTAAACAGAATGTTCCTGCTGTATTGGACGGTATTGCCCAGTACATGCTCAAGCACCCCAGCGTAAGGATCAGGATAGAGGGCAACTGCGATGAGAGGGGCACTGTTGAGTACAACCTGGCATTGGGTCAGAAGAGGGCATTGGCTGCAAAGAAATACCTGATTTCAAAGGGTGTAAGCCCAGACAGGATAGATATCATCTCTTACGGTGAGAGCAGGCCTCTTGACCCTGCACACAACGAGTATGCCTGGGCTAAAAACAGAAGGGATCACTTTGTTATCCTTTCTAAGTAA
- a CDS encoding OmpA family protein codes for MRRVLTVLIVMVGLFIYGCSSSPKYVKGQGGSANQVKNPEVKSTTLKYPSLNTIEGEFGSFEQAKKSFERIASDIHFKFNSFEIEPINQFGIDEDPTVILDRIADFMLKHPSVRIRIEGNCDERGTVEYNLALGQKRALAAKKYLISKGVSPDRIDIISYGESRPLDPAHNEYAWAKNRRDHFVILEK; via the coding sequence ATGAGGCGAGTTTTAACCGTTTTGATTGTGATGGTGGGTCTGTTTATCTATGGCTGTTCCTCATCGCCTAAGTATGTAAAAGGGCAGGGGGGTTCTGCCAATCAGGTAAAAAACCCAGAGGTTAAATCGACAACACTGAAATACCCATCATTAAACACCATAGAGGGTGAGTTTGGTTCCTTTGAGCAGGCCAAAAAGAGCTTTGAAAGGATCGCCTCCGATATTCACTTTAAGTTCAATAGCTTTGAGATTGAGCCGATAAATCAGTTTGGTATAGATGAAGACCCAACCGTTATCCTGGATAGGATCGCCGATTTTATGCTCAAGCACCCCAGCGTAAGGATCAGGATAGAGGGCAACTGCGATGAGAGGGGCACTGTTGAGTACAACCTGGCATTGGGTCAGAAGAGGGCATTGGCTGCAAAGAAATACCTGATTTCAAAGGGTGTAAGCCCAGACAGGATAGATATCATCTCTTACGGTGAGAGCAGGCCTCTTGACCCTGCACACAACGAGTATGCCTGGGCTAAAAACAGAAGGGATCACTTTGTTATATTAGAAAAATAA
- a CDS encoding TolB family protein, with protein MRRIIGIVVIMGFLLSFTARADLFKIEISNPKHKPIGIGLWGFVKNTEPDISGRFLTALKRDLRISGLFSWDESQHFSYDAPFNVVNGIAKMDNLNYVIYGDAHAEGRSIYVNIRITDVMRGSVVLDKTYTTNSYSLGWLANRVVDELIGYITGEYGPFESKIAFAMGNGRISDIYVCDFNGKNLVRITNWHSFNILPKWVSEDALTFLSYRYGKPALFLFNVFSGRLTKLFSNSNLSISAVRYMGYFAIPFNRYGSVNIYVVNGRGRVLKKLTNDPSINVSPSFTPDFSKMVFVSNRDGNPQIYIKGLNPQTQPQRLTFSGKYNSSPSVSPDGKKIAYISIDNGTTYLKVMNIDGSNDRVIMKGNSLDSPSWAYDSRYVALTGRIGNKNAIFIVNTINGNYAVAIESKLIYNGLSVSSKLQ; from the coding sequence ATGAGAAGGATTATAGGTATTGTTGTGATAATGGGCTTTTTGTTGAGTTTTACAGCCAGAGCGGATCTGTTCAAGATAGAGATCTCCAATCCGAAGCACAAGCCCATAGGTATAGGCCTGTGGGGTTTTGTGAAGAACACAGAGCCTGATATCTCTGGTAGGTTTTTAACAGCACTGAAGAGGGATTTGAGGATCTCCGGGTTGTTTAGCTGGGATGAAAGCCAACATTTTTCCTATGATGCGCCTTTTAATGTTGTAAACGGTATAGCCAAGATGGATAATCTCAACTATGTTATATACGGTGATGCGCATGCAGAAGGAAGGAGCATATATGTCAATATAAGAATCACCGATGTGATGAGGGGGTCTGTTGTTCTGGATAAGACATACACCACAAATAGCTATTCTTTGGGCTGGCTTGCCAACAGGGTGGTGGATGAGCTTATAGGGTATATAACGGGGGAGTATGGCCCGTTTGAGAGTAAGATTGCTTTTGCTATGGGGAATGGGAGGATAAGCGATATATATGTGTGCGATTTCAATGGCAAGAATCTGGTTAGGATAACCAACTGGCATAGCTTTAACATATTGCCAAAATGGGTCTCTGAGGATGCCCTAACATTCCTTTCTTACAGATACGGCAAACCGGCTCTGTTTTTATTCAATGTCTTTAGCGGCAGGCTGACCAAGCTTTTTAGCAACTCCAATCTCAGCATATCAGCTGTCAGGTATATGGGTTATTTTGCTATTCCTTTTAATAGATATGGCAGTGTTAACATATATGTGGTAAACGGTAGAGGAAGGGTTTTAAAGAAACTGACAAACGACCCCAGTATAAATGTTTCACCCTCCTTTACTCCAGATTTCTCCAAGATGGTTTTTGTCTCAAATAGGGACGGCAATCCGCAGATATACATAAAGGGTCTAAACCCACAGACGCAGCCTCAAAGATTGACCTTTAGTGGTAAGTATAACTCAAGCCCTTCTGTATCACCGGATGGTAAAAAGATTGCATACATATCTATAGACAATGGAACGACCTATCTTAAGGTTATGAACATAGACGGCAGTAATGACAGGGTTATTATGAAGGGTAATAGCTTAGATTCGCCCAGCTGGGCTTACGATTCCAGGTATGTGGCCTTAACAGGCAGGATAGGTAATAAGAATGCCATATTTATAGTTAATACCATAAACGGTAATTACGCTGTTGCAATAGAGAGTAAGTTAATATATAATGGGCTGAGCGTGAGCTCTAAATTGCAGTAA
- a CDS encoding energy transducer TonB codes for MKFFSFLFSVVIHLIFILIFVLFIKNHPVVVKKTRIYTVDIVKIKKETHRSNKANAPKTKPQKPKPKPKPKPKPKSKPKPKPKPRPKPKPKPKPEKKQPAIDIEKKVRILRQQARVEQLRERLLRMKIENLKKRILTQQQAQMEYKKALSQGYRDIITSSIYNHWGVSKAIIGDRVFEAVVKIKLDYMGNLINLKMIKSSGNAYFDSTVIDAIKSAEPFAKPPKDILTDGVVVFEITFNSKEKQ; via the coding sequence ATGAAGTTTTTTAGTTTTCTTTTTTCCGTTGTCATTCACCTGATTTTCATCCTTATCTTCGTTCTGTTTATAAAAAACCATCCTGTGGTTGTAAAAAAGACAAGGATTTATACGGTTGATATTGTCAAGATAAAAAAGGAGACACATAGATCGAATAAGGCCAATGCGCCAAAAACCAAGCCTCAAAAGCCAAAGCCCAAGCCAAAGCCAAAACCTAAACCTAAATCTAAGCCTAAGCCTAAACCTAAACCCAGGCCCAAGCCCAAACCAAAACCTAAACCAGAAAAGAAACAACCGGCAATTGATATTGAAAAGAAGGTTAGGATATTGAGGCAACAGGCCAGGGTGGAGCAGTTGAGGGAGAGGCTTTTGAGGATGAAGATTGAAAATCTCAAGAAGCGCATACTGACTCAGCAGCAGGCCCAGATGGAATACAAAAAGGCCCTCTCGCAGGGGTATAGGGATATAATCACAAGCTCCATTTATAACCATTGGGGGGTTTCAAAGGCCATTATAGGCGATAGGGTTTTTGAGGCTGTGGTAAAAATAAAACTTGATTACATGGGAAATTTGATTAACCTAAAGATGATAAAGAGTTCGGGTAATGCTTACTTTGATTCGACGGTGATTGATGCTATCAAGTCGGCAGAACCCTTTGCAAAGCCGCCAAAGGATATACTAACAGATGGCGTTGTGGTGTTTGAAATAACATTTAACAGTAAGGAGAAGCAATGA
- a CDS encoding ExbD/TolR family protein, whose product MRKRLNRGTFSDINITPLVDVMLVLLVIFMVTTPMLVKGIKVNLPKTKSGATKIEKKNIIISIDKQGRYFLDKLPITMDALADFLKAHKDRSVIIKADRDVSYGLVVHLIDLIKTVGISRIGLATQPRQ is encoded by the coding sequence ATGAGAAAGAGGCTCAATAGAGGCACATTTAGCGATATCAATATTACACCCTTAGTGGATGTTATGTTGGTATTGCTTGTTATATTCATGGTGACAACACCCATGCTTGTTAAAGGCATAAAAGTAAACTTACCCAAGACCAAATCCGGCGCAACAAAGATAGAGAAGAAGAATATAATTATCTCTATTGATAAGCAGGGGCGTTATTTTTTGGATAAGCTCCCTATTACCATGGATGCCCTGGCCGATTTTTTGAAGGCTCACAAGGATAGAAGCGTTATCATTAAGGCCGATAGAGATGTCAGTTATGGTCTTGTGGTTCACTTGATAGATCTCATCAAGACTGTTGGTATATCAAGGATAGGGCTTGCCACTCAACCTCGACAATGA
- a CDS encoding MotA/TolQ/ExbB proton channel family protein, whose amino-acid sequence MNSVYFGFSHVGGIAIAVIVVLAVMSLFSWAFMFYKWLQLKGIDKKNRVFLSKFIETRDKASLEAFAKASDSVAGKLYLLYKESSSSAFTFFEVLSRQLEGGFSWLASVGSTAPFVGLFGTVWGIINAFNNIGNVQSVTIATVAPGISEALITTAAGIFVAVPAVIGYNILHNRLTAILNELDGFLEALSKR is encoded by the coding sequence ATGAATAGCGTTTACTTTGGGTTTTCCCATGTGGGCGGGATTGCCATAGCGGTAATTGTTGTCCTTGCGGTGATGTCTTTGTTTTCGTGGGCTTTTATGTTTTACAAATGGCTGCAACTGAAGGGTATAGACAAAAAAAATAGGGTCTTTCTGTCTAAATTTATAGAGACCAGGGATAAGGCCTCTTTGGAGGCCTTTGCCAAGGCTTCCGATTCGGTGGCGGGGAAGCTATACCTGCTCTATAAGGAGTCTTCCTCGTCCGCCTTCACCTTCTTTGAGGTTCTATCCAGGCAGCTTGAGGGTGGTTTTTCGTGGTTGGCCTCTGTCGGTTCAACAGCACCGTTTGTGGGCCTGTTTGGAACCGTATGGGGTATAATCAACGCCTTTAACAACATAGGCAATGTTCAGAGCGTAACCATAGCCACGGTTGCACCTGGCATATCTGAGGCCTTGATTACGACGGCCGCGGGTATATTTGTGGCTGTTCCTGCCGTTATAGGATACAACATCCTCCATAACAGGCTAACCGCTATACTCAACGAGCTGGATGGCTTTTTAGAGGCTTTGTCTAAAAGATGA
- the atpC gene encoding ATP synthase F1 subunit epsilon has protein sequence MPLNCSIVTPSKSVYEGEIEYISAPGKEGEFGVLPGHESFITVLDVGLVDVHINDNNKKRFLIVGGYFEITEDNIVVIADEVLSKEEIDEAEAKEKLQKYKSELASMKPDSANYELIKRKVKTYEKMVELVSK, from the coding sequence GTGCCGTTGAACTGCAGTATCGTTACGCCGTCTAAGAGTGTATATGAGGGGGAGATTGAATACATATCCGCACCGGGTAAAGAGGGTGAGTTCGGCGTATTGCCGGGTCATGAGAGTTTTATTACGGTGTTGGATGTGGGTTTGGTGGATGTCCATATCAATGACAACAACAAGAAGAGGTTTCTCATCGTAGGCGGGTATTTTGAGATAACCGAGGATAATATAGTTGTGATAGCCGATGAGGTTTTATCGAAAGAGGAGATAGATGAGGCTGAGGCTAAAGAAAAGCTGCAGAAATACAAAAGCGAGCTTGCCTCGATGAAGCCGGATAGTGCCAATTATGAGCTAATAAAGAGAAAGGTTAAAACATACGAAAAAATGGTGGAGTTGGTATCTAAATGA
- the atpD gene encoding F0F1 ATP synthase subunit beta, whose product MAEKGRIVQVIGPVVDVEFESSELPPIYTALKIKKEDIEGATADLILEVQQHLGEKRVRTIAMDSTDGLVRGTEVENTGDYITTPVGEPVLGRIMNVVGEPVDEMGPIESSVRWPIHRDAPPLDEQSTSSEMFETGIKVIDLLCPYAKGGKTGLFGGAGVGKTVLIMELIHNVAMHHGGYSVFCGVGERTREGNDLWNEMKESGVLDKAALIYGQMNEPPGARARVGLTGLTVAEYFRDEKHLDVLIFIDNIFRFTQAGSEVSALLGRIPSAVGYQPTLGTDMGELQERITSTKKGSITSVQAIYVPADDLTDPAPATTFSHLDATTVLSRKLAELGIYPAVDPLDSTSRILDPAVVGKEHYETARQVQEILQRYKELQDIIAILGMEELSEEDKVIVSRARKIQRFLSQPFFVAEQFTGMSGKYVPIQETIKGFREIIDGKHDDIPEQAFYMVGTIEEALEKAKTLV is encoded by the coding sequence ATGGCAGAAAAGGGTAGGATAGTTCAGGTAATTGGACCTGTGGTGGATGTTGAGTTTGAGAGTAGTGAGTTGCCACCTATATATACGGCTTTAAAGATAAAGAAGGAAGACATTGAAGGGGCCACGGCCGATTTGATCTTAGAGGTTCAGCAGCATTTGGGCGAAAAGAGGGTTAGAACCATAGCTATGGACTCAACCGACGGACTCGTTAGGGGCACTGAGGTTGAAAATACAGGCGATTACATAACAACACCTGTCGGTGAGCCTGTGCTTGGAAGGATAATGAATGTTGTTGGTGAGCCTGTGGATGAGATGGGGCCGATAGAGTCTTCTGTCAGATGGCCTATACACAGGGATGCGCCGCCTTTGGATGAGCAGTCCACAAGCTCTGAGATGTTTGAAACGGGCATTAAGGTTATTGATCTTCTGTGTCCGTATGCCAAGGGTGGTAAGACGGGTCTGTTTGGCGGTGCTGGTGTCGGTAAAACGGTTCTCATTATGGAGCTTATACACAATGTTGCTATGCACCACGGTGGATACTCCGTCTTCTGCGGTGTTGGTGAGAGGACAAGGGAAGGAAACGACCTGTGGAACGAGATGAAGGAATCTGGCGTTTTGGATAAGGCTGCCTTGATATATGGTCAGATGAATGAGCCGCCCGGAGCAAGGGCAAGGGTCGGTTTAACAGGCCTTACCGTTGCTGAATACTTCAGGGATGAGAAACACTTGGATGTGTTGATCTTTATCGATAACATATTCCGCTTCACCCAGGCCGGTTCTGAGGTTTCCGCACTGCTGGGAAGGATTCCATCTGCTGTTGGTTATCAGCCAACATTGGGAACGGATATGGGCGAGCTGCAGGAGAGGATTACCTCAACAAAGAAGGGTTCTATTACATCTGTTCAGGCCATTTATGTGCCTGCAGACGACCTGACAGACCCTGCACCTGCAACAACATTCTCTCACTTAGATGCCACAACGGTTCTTTCAAGGAAGCTTGCAGAGCTTGGAATCTATCCTGCTGTTGACCCGCTTGATTCAACATCGAGGATCTTGGATCCTGCTGTTGTTGGCAAGGAGCATTACGAAACGGCAAGGCAGGTTCAGGAGATTCTACAGAGATACAAAGAGCTTCAAGACATAATCGCCATATTGGGTATGGAGGAGCTTTCTGAGGAGGATAAGGTTATAGTCAGCAGGGCAAGGAAGATACAGAGATTCTTGTCCCAGCCGTTCTTCGTTGCAGAGCAGTTTACTGGAATGAGTGGTAAATATGTGCCGATTCAGGAGACCATAAAGGGCTTTAGAGAGATAATAGATGGTAAGCACGACGACATACCGGAGCAGGCGTTCTATATGGTTGGCACTATTGAGGAGGCGTTAGAAAAGGCTAAAACACTTGTATAG
- the atpG gene encoding ATP synthase F1 subunit gamma yields MAVSMRDIKRKITSIQKTQQITKAMKMVAAAKLRKTQEAALMFRPYRNRLEQMIGSLVSSSSHLDNKLLRFRDVKSVDLIVLTSDRGLCGAFNHNVLKETEKLIKTKFASKNVNLILVGRFAHTYFKFRGIQPKEAYSDILKDKADFSVASDIMEKVIADFTDEKSDEVYIVYNRFVNVLVQKVTVKRVLPVYIGDKVPTSEQMVEKFSFEPDKETVLNELLPKYVKMELYGSMLESLAGEYAARMTAMDAATNNAGEMIKNLTLEFNKARQASITKELIEITTSIEAMKQ; encoded by the coding sequence ATGGCTGTTAGCATGCGAGATATAAAAAGAAAGATAACCAGCATTCAGAAGACGCAACAGATAACAAAGGCCATGAAGATGGTCGCCGCCGCAAAGTTGAGAAAAACGCAAGAGGCGGCGTTGATGTTTAGGCCATACAGGAATAGGCTTGAGCAGATGATTGGATCATTGGTCAGCTCTTCATCGCACCTGGATAACAAGCTGTTGCGCTTCAGGGATGTCAAAAGCGTCGATCTGATCGTCCTTACATCCGATAGGGGGTTGTGCGGCGCCTTTAACCACAATGTTCTTAAGGAGACCGAAAAACTTATAAAAACCAAGTTTGCCTCAAAGAATGTTAACCTGATATTGGTAGGCAGATTTGCCCATACATACTTTAAGTTCAGGGGGATACAGCCCAAAGAGGCATACAGCGACATCTTAAAGGATAAAGCCGATTTTTCCGTTGCAAGCGATATAATGGAGAAGGTCATTGCCGATTTTACCGATGAGAAGAGCGACGAGGTTTATATTGTTTACAACAGGTTTGTCAATGTATTGGTTCAAAAGGTTACGGTAAAGAGGGTGTTGCCTGTTTACATAGGCGATAAGGTGCCGACAAGCGAACAGATGGTTGAGAAATTCTCCTTTGAGCCGGATAAGGAGACCGTATTAAACGAGCTTCTGCCTAAATATGTGAAGATGGAGCTATACGGCAGTATGCTTGAGTCTTTGGCGGGTGAGTATGCTGCAAGGATGACTGCTATGGATGCTGCAACGAACAACGCCGGTGAGATGATTAAGAATCTGACACTTGAATTCAACAAGGCAAGGCAGGCATCGATTACAAAAGAGCTTATTGAGATAACAACAAGTATTGAAGCTATGAAACAATAA